In Bacteroidota bacterium, the sequence TCACACCCGAGCATGGAATTTCGACTCGTTTGCGTTTTGCACCTAAGGAATTTCGCAATCTTGTAAGATAATCGGCTATTGGATCAGTTACGCTCATATTTATCCATTAAATTTATTAATTTCATTTATTTTTAAGTAATTACCAGCTAGCTTTTTTTACGCCCGGGATTTTCCCGTCTAAGGCAAGCTTACGAAAACACAATCGACATATTCCATATTTTCGGTAGTATGCTCTGGATCTTCCGCAGATATTGCACCTGTTATGTTGTCGTGTCGGATATTTGGGTGTTCTTTTGGCTTTCACCCGCATTGCTAATCGTGCCAAGTAATTCTCCTATATATTTATTATTGCGGTTTAACAAATGGCATTCCGAACGCTTTTAACAGTTCGTATGCTTCTTGATCAGTTTTTGCTGTTGTAACAAATGTAATATCCATTCCAAAAACCTTTGTTACTTTATCAACGTCTATTTCTGGAAAAATAATTTGTTCTTTGACACCTAAAGTATAGTTACCTCTACCGTCGAACGACTTGTCGGATAGTCCGCGGAAGTCGCGAATTCGCGGCATTGTAACATTCACCAATCTATCGAAAAATTCCATCATCCGGTGCCGTCTGAGTGTTACGCTAACTCCTATAGGCATTCCTTCGCGAAGTTTAAAATTCGATATCGCTTTTTTCGAACGTCGAACTACTGTCTTCTGACCGACAATATATTCTAATTCTTTAACAATCAATTCGATCAGTTTAGGGTCTTGCGTTGCTTGCCCTACTCCTACATTCACACATATTTTATCTAATTTCGGAACCTGGGAAACACTTTTATAACTGAATTTTTCCATCAATTTAGGAATAATTTCTTTATTATAAAATTCCGACAGCCGAGGGGCAACGCCCTTTTCGATTACAGTTGTAGCAGAGCCTGCTGCTGGTTTTGCTTCTTTTACGCTCTTAGGAGCTTTTTCTTTTGCCATAATTTTCTAGTTCAATAATTTGTTAGAACATTTCTTCACAATTTTTGCAGACACGCATCATGTGTTTTCGACTACTTATTGCATCTTTAACTTGAACACGTCCAACACGCGAAGCTTCGTTACACTTAGGACAAATGACCATAACATTGGACAAGTTGACGGGAGCTTCTTTTTGGACGATGCCACCTTTTGGATTTTTTTGTGATGGACGTGAGTGACGTTTAGTTATATTCACGCCTTCAACTATTACACGGTTTGTTTCGCGAAAAACCTTCAACACTTTTCCGGTTTTTCCTTTTGCGTTTCCGTTAATTATAATTACGTTATCGTTTTTATGAATTTTCATTTTATTTCCTTTACAGAACTTCGGGTGCTAATGAAATTATTTTCATGAAATTTTTATCACGAAGTTCGCGTGCAACCGGACCGAATATACGGCTTCCGCGTGGTTCACCTTGTGCATTAAGCAACACAGCAGCATTTTCGTCAAAACGGATATATGATCCGTCGTTACGACGAGTTTCTTTTTTTGTTCGCACTATTACTGCGCGCGATACTTCCCCTTTTTTAACACCGGCACCAGGGATTGCACTTTTTACTGAAACTACTATTATATCTCCAATACCTGCGTATCTACGATCGTGACCACCAAGGACACGAATACATTGTACTTTTTTGGCACCGGAATTATCGGCTACTATTAAATTGGTTTCTTCTTGTATCATAATCTGAATTCCTTTTTCGCTTAGACAGCTTTTTCAACAATTTCAACAAGGCGCCAACGTTTATGTTTACTGAGTGGGCGGGTTTCCATTACTTTTACTACATCGCCTACATTTGCTTCTTGTTTTTCGTCGTGCACCATTAACTTCGTAGTGCGTTTATAATATTTTCGATATATCGGATGAGGTATCCGTCCTTCAACAGCTATCACAATGCTTTTTTGCATCTTGTTGCTTACAACTGTCCCTACTTTTATTTTCCGTACCGTATTTCTTTCAGTCATCTTACTTCAATATCCTTTATTGTTTTGCTTTCTCTTGGTTCTCTTTTTCAAGAAGAATAGTTTTTAAGCGCGCTATGTTCCGCCGTGCTGACCGAACTTGAATCGGGCTCGATAACTGACGGGTTGCTAATTGAAATTTCAAATGACTCAAGTTTATTTCTTCTTCTTGTATGCGCTTTCGAATTTCTTCAGCTGTTAATTGTTTGATTTCGTGGGATTTCATCTTCTTCTTTCAATAGATTAAATATTAACTCGCTTCGTAACCTATACGTGTTACCATTTTGGTTTGAATAGCAAGTTTACGACTTGCAATATACATAGCTTCTTCAGCGACATCTTTTTTAATACCGCCTACTTCAAACAGAATGGTACCGGGTTTTACAACTGCTACCCAGAATTCAGGGGCACCTTTTCCGCTACCCATACGC encodes:
- the rplX gene encoding 50S ribosomal protein L24; translated protein: MKIHKNDNVIIINGNAKGKTGKVLKVFRETNRVIVEGVNITKRHSRPSQKNPKGGIVQKEAPVNLSNVMVICPKCNEASRVGRVQVKDAISSRKHMMRVCKNCEEMF
- the rplN gene encoding 50S ribosomal protein L14; protein product: MIQEETNLIVADNSGAKKVQCIRVLGGHDRRYAGIGDIIVVSVKSAIPGAGVKKGEVSRAVIVRTKKETRRNDGSYIRFDENAAVLLNAQGEPRGSRIFGPVARELRDKNFMKIISLAPEVL
- the rpmC gene encoding 50S ribosomal protein L29; its protein translation is MKSHEIKQLTAEEIRKRIQEEEINLSHLKFQLATRQLSSPIQVRSARRNIARLKTILLEKENQEKAKQ
- the rplE gene encoding 50S ribosomal protein L5 encodes the protein MAKEKAPKSVKEAKPAAGSATTVIEKGVAPRLSEFYNKEIIPKLMEKFSYKSVSQVPKLDKICVNVGVGQATQDPKLIELIVKELEYIVGQKTVVRRSKKAISNFKLREGMPIGVSVTLRRHRMMEFFDRLVNVTMPRIRDFRGLSDKSFDGRGNYTLGVKEQIIFPEIDVDKVTKVFGMDITFVTTAKTDQEAYELLKAFGMPFVKPQ
- a CDS encoding type Z 30S ribosomal protein S14, with product MARLAMRVKAKRTPKYPTRQHNRCNICGRSRAYYRKYGICRLCFRKLALDGKIPGVKKASW
- the rpsQ gene encoding 30S ribosomal protein S17 → MTERNTVRKIKVGTVVSNKMQKSIVIAVEGRIPHPIYRKYYKRTTKLMVHDEKQEANVGDVVKVMETRPLSKHKRWRLVEIVEKAV